A genomic region of Arachis hypogaea cultivar Tifrunner chromosome 5, arahy.Tifrunner.gnm2.J5K5, whole genome shotgun sequence contains the following coding sequences:
- the LOC112801623 gene encoding probable serine/threonine protein kinase IREH1 isoform X3, whose translation MLSHKAVHLIQGINEQNQGRDRERMRVAEAGETVLVGLPPFNAEHPQTIFDNILNRNIPWPAVPEEMSPEAQDLIDRLLTEDPNQRLGARGASEVKEHVFFKDINWDTLARQKDNNED comes from the exons ATGTTATCACACAAGGCTGTGCACCTGATTCAAGGCATAAACGAGCAAAATCAAG ggagagacagagagagaatgagagtggCGGAGGCCGGAGAGACGGTGCTTGTTGGTCTTCCACCTTTTAATGCAGAGCATCCTCAG ACTATATTTGATAATATTCTTAATCGTAATATACCTTGGCCTGCAGTTCCTGAAGAAATGAGTCCTGAAGCTCAAGATCTTATTGATCG ATTATTGACTGAAGATCCtaaccaaagacttggagctagAGGTGCATCAGAG GTGAAAGAACATGTTTTCTTTAAGGATATAAATTGGGACACACTTGCTAGACAGAAG gataacaatgaagattaa
- the LOC112801623 gene encoding uncharacterized protein isoform X1 — MFTETSKQATFFLIISFIPRLETLALPGSSLKTKLILAHNSLEHLLKLFKWIWHVITQGCAPDSRHKRAKSSLGRDRERMRVAEAGETVLVGLPPFNAEHPQTIFDNILNRNIPWPAVPEEMSPEAQDLIDRLLTEDPNQRLGARGASEVKEHVFFKDINWDTLARQKDNNED; from the exons ATGTTCACCGAGACATCAAAGCAAGCAACATTCTTCTTGATCATAAGTTTCATCCCAAGATTAGAGACTTTGGCCTTGCCAGGTTCTTCCCTGAAGACCAAGCTTATCTTAGCACACAATTCGCTGGAACATT TATTGAAACTGTTCAAGTGGATTTGGCATGTTATCACACAAGGCTGTGCACCTGATTCAAGGCATAAACGAGCAAAATCAAG TTTagggagagacagagagagaatgagagtggCGGAGGCCGGAGAGACGGTGCTTGTTGGTCTTCCACCTTTTAATGCAGAGCATCCTCAG ACTATATTTGATAATATTCTTAATCGTAATATACCTTGGCCTGCAGTTCCTGAAGAAATGAGTCCTGAAGCTCAAGATCTTATTGATCG ATTATTGACTGAAGATCCtaaccaaagacttggagctagAGGTGCATCAGAG GTGAAAGAACATGTTTTCTTTAAGGATATAAATTGGGACACACTTGCTAGACAGAAG gataacaatgaagattaa
- the LOC112801623 gene encoding probable serine/threonine protein kinase IREH1 isoform X2 has product MKWHVNYSGTLGSRTRVLKLFKWIWHVITQGCAPDSRHKRAKSSLGRDRERMRVAEAGETVLVGLPPFNAEHPQTIFDNILNRNIPWPAVPEEMSPEAQDLIDRLLTEDPNQRLGARGASEVKEHVFFKDINWDTLARQKDNNED; this is encoded by the exons ATGAAATGGCATGTCAACTACAGTGGAACTCTTGGATCAAGGACACGAG TATTGAAACTGTTCAAGTGGATTTGGCATGTTATCACACAAGGCTGTGCACCTGATTCAAGGCATAAACGAGCAAAATCAAG TTTagggagagacagagagagaatgagagtggCGGAGGCCGGAGAGACGGTGCTTGTTGGTCTTCCACCTTTTAATGCAGAGCATCCTCAG ACTATATTTGATAATATTCTTAATCGTAATATACCTTGGCCTGCAGTTCCTGAAGAAATGAGTCCTGAAGCTCAAGATCTTATTGATCG ATTATTGACTGAAGATCCtaaccaaagacttggagctagAGGTGCATCAGAG GTGAAAGAACATGTTTTCTTTAAGGATATAAATTGGGACACACTTGCTAGACAGAAG gataacaatgaagattaa